The Azospirillum thermophilum genome contains the following window.
CGCCGCGGGTTCTCCGCCGCGTCGACGATGGCGCGGCCGATGTCCTCCGGCTGGTAGATGGCGCCCATCGGCCGGGCGCGGCGCGGCATGTGGCTGCGGCCCCATTCGAACTGCGGGGTGTTGACCGCCGGCAGATGCACCATCGTCACCTTCACATGGCTGCCGTCGTGGATCAGCTCGGTGCGCAGGCTGTCGACGAAGCCGCGGATGGCGTGCTTGGCGCCGCTGTAGGCCGCCTGCAGCGGGATGGCGCGATAGGCGACGGCCGAGCCCACCTGCACGATCACCCCGTGGTCGCGCGGCTGCATGTGGCGCAGCGCCGCCTGGATGCCGTGGACGGAGCCGAGATAGGTCACCTCGGTCACCCGCCGCAGCTCCTCCGGCGTCAGGTCGCCGACCCGGCCGAAGACCGTCACCATGGCGGCGTTGACCCAGACGTCGACCGGGTCGAACTCGCGCTCCACCCGGTCGGCGGCGGCCGACACCGCGTCGGCGTCCGCCACGTCCAGCGGCAGGACCACGGCGCTGCCGCCCAGCCGCTCGACCTCCGCCTTCACCTCCTCCAGCGCGCCGCGGGACCGGGCCATCAGCCCGAACCGCGCCCCCCGCCAGCGCGCCGCGAAGGCCAGCACGGTGGCGCGGCCGACGCCGGCGGAGGCGCCGGTCACGCAGACGACGGGGGGACGGTTGTAGGGGCGGGAACCATGGGGGCCGGACATGGCGGGGCGATCTCCTGACGCGGGTCTCGGCACCGGCCGGGCTTCCGGACCGGGCGCCTCCACCCCAACGACCCGGGCGGGCGGGGAGTTCCCGCCTCAGGCCCCGGCGCGCAGGCGGCGCGGCCCCCGCCGTCCCCGCGGGGCGAAGCGGCCGCGCTGTTCGGCGGCGATGCTCAGCGCCTCGTGCGCGATTCGGCGGCGGTAGTCGCCGTCGAGGCGCGAGAACATGCCGAAGGCGATCTTCACGGTGTCGGGGGTCGGGCTCCGCGCCGCCTCGCGCAGCGCGTTGCGCAGCATGCGCAGGTCGAGCAGCCCCGGCACGCAGGCGCGGTCCACCGCCTCCGCCAGGATCTCGATCGAGCACAAGGCCGCCTCGTCGTCGGGCCGAATCTGCATCCCCCGGCCGGTCCTCCGCCTCCGTTGATTTCCGTGACTGACTTTCTACCGGTCCGCGAGGACAACCGCCAGAGCTTCGGTACGCCGCTTGACATACCACCAACGGGGATCCACCCTCGCCGGGCCCGCCTTCCCCCGCCTTGCGCCTTTCCGTTTTCCCGGTGATTCCCTCCATGGCCCAGCCCGGTTCCTTCATCATCGTCACCGGTGGCGATTCCCGCTACTGCCCGCTGATCCGGGAACTGGTGGCCTCGCTGCGCGCCCTGCGGCCGGCGGCGGCCTGTCCGATCGGGATCATCGACGCCGGCCTGACCGACGAGCAGCGGGCGGAGCTGAAGGGCCAGGGCCTGGCCGTGGTCACGCCGCCCTGGCCGGTGGAGATCCCGGCGCACCGGCTGCGCAACCGCATCCACCTCAAGGCCAACCTCGCCAAGCTGCACCTGCCCACCTATTTCCCCGGCTACGAGACCGTCATCTGGATCGACGCCGACGCCTGGGTGCAGGACTGGGAGGCGGT
Protein-coding sequences here:
- a CDS encoding SDR family oxidoreductase, translating into MSGPHGSRPYNRPPVVCVTGASAGVGRATVLAFAARWRGARFGLMARSRGALEEVKAEVERLGGSAVVLPLDVADADAVSAAADRVEREFDPVDVWVNAAMVTVFGRVGDLTPEELRRVTEVTYLGSVHGIQAALRHMQPRDHGVIVQVGSAVAYRAIPLQAAYSGAKHAIRGFVDSLRTELIHDGSHVKVTMVHLPAVNTPQFEWGRSHMPRRARPMGAIYQPEDIGRAIVDAAENPRREYWLGASSMEAIIGNSVMPGPLDHYLAATAVDGQLTDEPEVPGRPDNLFTPVEGLHRMRGRFGEPRKTLHLASSEGLARGLVLAGGVALVGGLGVLARTAFGGRR